The sequence GATCCTGAAAAAAGCGCTCCCAACAAGAAGAAGCACGGCATTGATTTCGAGGATGCGCAGCAGTTATGGGATGATCCCGATCTGATCGAAATCCCGGCAAGGCCGATGGATGAGCCTCGATCCTTGGTGATCGCTAAGATTGCAGACGACTATTGGTCAGCGGTAATTACCTATCGCGAGAACAGCGTCCGGATCATTTCGGTTCGTCCGTCGAGACTGGAGGAGGTGAGAATCTATGAAAGCTAAGGATTTTGACAAAAAGTTTGACCAAGGAGAAGATGTCACGAAGTTTCTGGATCTAGCTCAAGCCAAACGGGGCGGGCAAGAGCAGAAGCGTGTTAACGTGGAT is a genomic window of Candidatus Omnitrophota bacterium containing:
- a CDS encoding BrnT family toxin, encoding MEFEFDPEKSAPNKKKHGIDFEDAQQLWDDPDLIEIPARPMDEPRSLVIAKIADDYWSAVITYRENSVRIISVRPSRLEEVRIYES
- a CDS encoding CopG family transcriptional regulator, which translates into the protein MKAKDFDKKFDQGEDVTKFLDLAQAKRGGQEQKRVNVDFPVWMIHCLDREAKRLGVPRQSIIKVWVAERLER